ATCGGTGAGACGATTACGGCACTTTGTGAGTTAGAGGAGAAGGACTCTGTATGTGAGTTTGATTTGAAGGATGCATTAGTTGATTTGTATGAGGAGCTTCATCAAGATGTGAAAGAGATTACTGGTATTGAGACTGGTTATACATCGTTAAATAAAATGACGTGCGGATTGCAGGAAGGTGATTTCGTCGTTCTTGGTGCGCGCCCTTCTATGGGGAAGACTGCGTTTGCGCTTAATGTTGGATTGCATGCGGCGAAGTCTGGAGTGGCGGTTGGATTGTTTTCGTTAGAGATGAGTAGTAAGCAATTGTTAAAAAGGATGGCTTCTTGCATAGGTGAAGTGTCAGGAGGTAGGCTGAAAAATCCGAAGCATCGTTTTGCGATGGAAGATTGGGAGAAGGTAAGTAAGGCGTTTGCGGAGATTGGTGAGTTGCCATTTGAGATTTACGACAATGCAGGCGTTACGGTACAAGATATTTGGATGCAAACTCGTAAGTTAAAGAGGAAGCACGGTGATAAAAAGATTTTAATTATTGTAGATTACTTGCAGCTTATTACGGGCGATCCGAAGCATAAGGGCAATCGATTTCAAGAGATTAGTGAGATTTCTCGTAAGCTTAAGTTATTAGCACGTGAGTTAAATGTTT
This genomic interval from Bacillus thuringiensis contains the following:
- the dnaB gene encoding replicative DNA helicase, translated to MSIQNVEAEKTVLGSLLIEGELIKECRLTEQYFSMPVHKSIFQLMRKMEEEGQPIDLVTFISRVDPKFLEGIGGMEYFIRLMDGVPTTANFSYYEGLVRGAWKMYQAGVLGHKMGERLIAEKSEKVIGETITALCELEEKDSVCEFDLKDALVDLYEELHQDVKEITGIETGYTSLNKMTCGLQEGDFVVLGARPSMGKTAFALNVGLHAAKSGVAVGLFSLEMSSKQLLKRMASCIGEVSGGRLKNPKHRFAMEDWEKVSKAFAEIGELPFEIYDNAGVTVQDIWMQTRKLKRKHGDKKILIIVDYLQLITGDPKHKGNRFQEISEISRKLKLLARELNVCVVALSQLSRSVESRQDKRPLLSDLRETGQIEQDADIIMLMYREDYYDKETMQKEMTEIHVAKHRNGPVGSFKLRFLKEFGRFVEGK